GAAACGATGATTGATTTGGAGATAAGTGAGAACAAACTCACTGGTCCTGTTCCTGGTTCATTTGGTAAGTTAACCAAATTGGAATGGCTGTTTCTTCGTGATAACCATCTCTCAGGTCCGATCCCACCGGGAATCGCTAACTCCTCGGTGCTTACCGTCCTGCAACTCGACACCAACAACTTCACCGGTGTATTGCCTGAAACAATCTGCAGAAGTGGCAAGCTCGAGAATCTCACGCTAGATGATAATCTCCTCTCAGGTCCCATTCCTATAAGCTTGACAAACTGCAAAAGCTTGATCAGAGCAAGGTTCAAAGGTAACAGCTTCTCCGGAGACATCTCTGAGTCTTTCGGAGAGTATCCGAATCTCAACTTCATTGATCTCAGCAACAACAAGTTCCGCGGACAGATTTCACCCAAGTGGGAAAAAAGTCGAAAGCTAGTTGCTTTCATCGCAACAGACAACAACATCACCGGACCGATCCCACCTGAGATATGGAACATGACACAGCTAAACCAGCTCGATCTATCTTCCAACAACATCTCCGGCGAGCTGCCAGAAACAATCAGCAAACTTACTCGCGTCTCCAAACTCCAGCTTAACGGGAACCAGCTCTCGGGAAGAATCCCTTCGGGAATCAGAAGCTTAGCCAATCTTGAGTATCTTGACCTCTCCTCAAACAGATTCAGCTTCCAAATCCCGGCGACGCTCGACTCCTTACCAAGGCTTTACTACATGAACTTGAGCAGAAACGATCTGGATCAAAACATCCCCATGGGGTTAACAAAACTCTCACAGCTACAAACTCTTGATCTCAGCCACAACAACCTCGACGGAGAAATCCCATCACAGTTCACCTCTTTACAGAACTTAGAGAAACTCTACCTCCAACACAACAACCTCTCAGGTCCAATTCCATCAAGCTTCAGCGAAATGAAGTCACTAACACACGTGGACGTATCGCACAACAACCTCGAAGGTCCGATCCCGGATAACGCAGCGTTTAAAAACGCGCGTCCAGATGCGTTAGAAGGCAACAGAGACTTATGCGGCAGTAACACAACTCAAGGCTTGAAGCCATGTGAGATCACTCCCTCAGGGAAGAAGAAATCAAACAAAGACAACAACCTGCTCATCTACATACTAGTCCCGATCATCGGAGCGATCATAATCCTCTCCGTCTGCGCGGGAATATTCGTTTGCTTCCGCAAGAGAAAGCCCCAAATCGAAGAGGAAGCAGATACGGAATCAGGAGAAACGCTATCGATCTTTAGCTTCGACGGGAAAGTAAAATACCAAGAGATCATCAAAGCGACAGGAGAGTTCGATCCGAAGCACCTAATCGGAATCGGAGGATACGGGAAAGTGTACAAAGTGAAGCTCCCGGCGATAACAATGGCGGTGAAAAAGCTCAACGAGACAACAGACGAAGAGATCTCGAAACCTACGGTGAGAAACGAGTTCCTCAACGAGATCAGAGCGCTCACGGAGATCCGTCACAGGAACGTGGTGAAGCTGTTCGGATTCTGCTCGAATCGGCGCAACACTTTCCTGGTGTACGAGTACATGGAGAGAGGGAGTCTGAGGAAAGTATTGGGGAACGACGAGGAAGCGAAGCAGCTGGATTGGAGGAGAAGGATCAATGTGGTGAAAGGCGTGGCGCATGCTTTGTCTTATATGCATCATGATCGGTCTCCGCCGATTGTGCACCGTGATATTAGCAGTGGTAACATTCTTATCGACGATGATTACGAAGCGAAGATCTCCGACTTTGGTACTGCCAAGCTTCTCAAAGTGGATTCATCGAATTGGTCTGCCGTTGCCGGAACTTACGGTTACGTTGCTCCAGGTACTTTCTTTTTTTAAAACCCTTTTAACATTAAAGTGGATCTTTGGTTTAGGAATTAACCGGGTCGGTTTATGATTAAATGACTAACTGATTTGTAGGAGTGAGTCGGTTTAGGATAAAACCAAAATTGAACTATGACATTGGTTTGGATTTACGTTTATAAAGAAACCACTATAATTGACACACTGTCACAAAATGTCATTAAATTTCTCCAGTTCTAAAATTACTTCTGTTTATTTGGTGACAAAACTGAATCTGTTTCAGTTTTCAGAAAAAAATTGGGTAGAAATAAACTGTGATTCAATCTTGGTTTCGGTTTAATTCGAGTAGGCTAATATAAGTCATATAAACTTGAATTTGGATTTATTTCTTTTTATATTAAATAATTTAAAAGTATTTTTGTGTTTAATGTCTTATGAAACTGAATGTGCAGAACTAGCTTACGCAATGAAAGTGACGGAGAAATGCGATGTGTTTAGTTTTGGAGTTCTAACGCTTGAAGTGATCAAAGGAGAGCATCCGGGAGATCTAGTTTCAGCTATTTCATCGACTCCTCTAGACAGAACTATGTCACTGAAAGGAATTTCCGACCGCCGACTACCAGAACCAACGCCAGAGATCAAAGATGAGATCTTAGAGATCATGAAGGTTGCACTTTTGTGTTTACATTCTGATCCAAATTCTCGTCCTACCATGCTTTCTATCTCCACTGCATTTGCTTAGACTTTTGAAGGTTTCCCCTTTTGTGATTCTCCCAGGAGTGATGCCCGGTACTTTATAGTTTTATACAATGTTGTATTTTCATGGTTGTGTTAATATTTTTTGCATTTGGAATGTTATACTTGACACTACACTCTGTTAAAGATAATTATATAAAGGTCTTCATTTTGTTGTAAATATATTTTGATGATTTCTCAAATATATATTGAACATGCAGTTTTCTGAGATGTTATGTATCAGTTCATGAAGTAATATATGAGGTAATCCATAAGGTGTTACATGAAGCTAGAGTTATATTGGAGTTTGTGTATGGACTATTTGAGTTTTTAAAAAGGGAAGGGAATATATGTTTTAACCAAATGTAGGTTTTTCATTGAGCAACATAAAATTTGCTTGGTGAGAAAATTTGTGATTAAAGAAATTGGAATTCTTATATATTAAAACAGAAGTCACAAGATTCATGTGTGGTTTTTTTTTTAAAAAAATGGACCTAATGTACATATTCTTAAAAAGTCATGTTACATTTAATCTCTAATCTTATCATTTAAATTTTGGGTCTACCAGAAATTTTTATTGGGCTATCAATAATTGGATTTAAACAATAGATGATCCATTGGATTTATAGATAGTATAAATTAAATATATATAATTTAATGTTGTAATACTATACCTCCATATGTTAATTATTTAAAAATTTGTCGATGTTAACTTTTAAAATTATAAANNNNNNNNNNNNNNNNNNNNNNNNNNNNNNNNNNNNNNNNNNNNNNNNNNNNNNNNNNNNNNNNNNNNNNNNNNNNNNNNNNNNNNNNNNNNNNNNNNNNNNNNNNNNNNNNNNNNNNNNNNNNNNNNNNNNNNNNNNNNNNNNNNNNNNNNNNNNNNNNNNNNNNNNNNNNNNNNNNNNNNNNNNNNNNNNNATTTTAATAATGAAATAATAATCCGAAAAAATATATATAGAAGAAGATACAAATACATGTAAAAGTTTGAAAGAATCTATTCAATGAAAAAAATATACCGTAAACTTATTATGTTTTAAAAATTGATAGACACATATATATTATAATATATACCAATTTAGAATTGAAAAAAAAATCCCCTATATATTAAAGGAAAATCACTTTTAAGAGTTTCCTTAACGGTGTAATGTGAAAATCTGACGTGACTTCATGAGAGACTTTTATTTAAGAATTTGCATACGTGTCACGCAGAGAATGTTTGTCACAAAAATATGAATTTAATGCAATCATTACATTCTTTAAAAATCTTGACACTTTCTTTTCTACGTAACAACATTTTTTTTTGACGTTATCACCTTTTCAACCTAACAACCGCAAGCATCAAGCAATCAAGCTTGAAACAACATGGATTCTGTTTAAGCAACTTGAGAGAGCTGTGATTTTCAAAACTACCATAGTCGGATAGATCATCATCTCCCTCCTTTTCGTCTTCTTTCTAGGGTTTTTTTCTTCATCTTTCATTCCCCAATTCGTGAAACGCAGAGCAAAAAACATCGTCGAAGCTGGTAGGTAAGACCATTTCGGCCTCAATTTTCTCTTTGGCTATATGGAATTAGGACAGAATCATTCATTTGGATTCATCTGATTTTACTTGAATTTGTTCATCCGTTTTGTATTTTAAGATCAAGGTTTGTGTTGTTCATGTATAGAGTATCTCTCAAATGGCGAAGAATCGAGGATCTTCAATGTCACTCGAATCCTTCGTGTCAACAATGGCACCACTCATCGACATGGAGAAAGAAGCCGAGTTATCAATGTCACTAAGCACCGGCACGTCGAGAAACATCGAAACCGCTCAGAAGAAAGGCACAACCATCCTCAACCTGAAATGCATGGATGTGCAAACAGGTCTCGTGGGAGAGATTTTCTCGAGTTCCAATCCAAAAAAGGAGACGTCCTCTAATTTATAATAAAGCTGACATGAGTATTTACAGAAACAAGGCTATACCGAGTACAGAAGCACGTCCCTAATTCCTAATAAAGTTCCGACGTAACAACCGCAAGCATCAAGCAATCAAGCTTGAAGCAACGTGGATTCTGTTTAAGAAACTTGCTCGGTTGAAAACAGAAGAGAAACTATTGATTGAAGAAACGGAGGAAAAAGAAAGCAAAGCTAACGCAATGAAGATGATGACTGAACTGGACTCTGAAAGTTTTTCTTAGTCTGGATCAAGTGACAATGATTGTGGCATAGGAAAGGATGTTGACATGAGTATTTACAGAAACAAGGCTATACCGATTACAGAAACAAGTCCCTAATTCTTAATAAAGTTCCAACGTAACAACCGCAAGCATCAAGCAATCAAGCTTGAAGCAACATGGATTCTGTTTAAGCAACTTGATCGGTTGAAAACAGAGGAGAAACTATTAATTGTGATATATATTCTTATATATTTTGCATATTAACGACCACGACAGTAGAGATGAAACTATATATTACCTTGGCGTAACTTCTTATCCTACGGTAAATACTTTTTCCATACCTACACGAGTCTTTATCTTTGTAGTTTGTTAGATACTTAAAAGACATTTTAACTTCATATGATTAGGGAAGTTCGAAAACATTATGCCCAGAGTTTCTAATGTGTTTGATCCCCCCGAGGTAATATATAGTTTCATCTCTATTATCTGTGGTTATTGTTTTACTGAACAAACGTGTCTACCACGGTTCTATGCTGTTACTTGGTAGTTCTTCTCAGAACTCTAAATCTTATCACCTTACTCCAGTTAAACGTTTTGGAACCCGATAGCAAGTGACGAACACAACCATGGTGGTTCTATGCTGTTACTAATGGCATGAGATGATGAGTACGTAAAATAAATGAAACTTTATCTCTCAAGTACTCTGTTTCATTTTTCTTAAAGAAGTATACCTAACTAGATATACCCAGTTGTTTGATCGTCCTTTCCCAAGGCCACTCTCTTCCACATCTCAAGATACCTAACCACGAAACAAACAACAATAACACGTATAAATTTAGCAGCAGGAGGTTCCTAGAGACTTCTTCATCTAACGGTGGTGGTAAAGCTGACAGCTACGTTTATCAGTGCAAACCATGTGACTGGACCTTCTCTTCTTTTCAGGCTTTAGGTGGCCATAGAGCTAGCCACAAGAAACATAAGGCAACCTCCTTTTATTCCAACCTTGACCACGTTTTTGTGTACGATGACATGTATGTTCAGATGGTACAAAAAAATCACGTTTTTGTGTATGATCACATGTATGTGTCCAGCTTTCGTTTTGTATGATCACAATAAGGAACCAATTTAGTTATATGTTGTCCGAATATGATTACGTATTGAACATGGGACGAACTGGACCATTTAGATGTTGTATTCACGTAGTGTTTTTAGTTGGAGCTAATATGACGTGCCCAATTATTTATCACATAAACATGAAATCTTAGACGTTGGATTTATTGTAGATTATTATGTCCGGTTTGTATATGCTTGGTTTCCAAGTTTTCAATAAGTAATAAAAAAAAATTCAAAACTCAATGTACATTCCTTATAATATAGATTTAGGATATTTTAGCCTACCATTTACTGAGTTCTTTCCTAATTAACAAAACTGAGAAAGTATAAACCTAATGTTAAGAGGATAGTATATATTGAGTAACCCGAAGCCTCTCTTAATCTCCATTCCAAAACAAAACACCGTAGAGTATTGATCATAAAGATGGCTGGAATTTGGAGAAATTGTGAGTTTATAATGTGAGTTTATACAATCATGTATATAATGTACTACAAATCAATGTGAGTTTATAATGATTTAAAAATATTTTAATAAATAGTTAACATAATTAGTATTTTTTAATAGTATTGATGTTAATTTTTTTTTTACTTTCAGGATTCTATTCCGCGCATTTTGATTCGATAACAAGAGAATTGAAGATTTTAATTTATTATCTTATGAAATTTTTTTGTTATTTTGGTTTTTTATTGAAAACTAATTATGTATTTTAGAGGATGAAATTTCTTTCAATTGCTTTTATGCTGTAACTACGTTTTTTATATTTCGAGAGATAAACTTTATTAATTTCATACAGTTATTGTTTTGCTTATAATATGTTATTGATCTACCGTTATCTTTTGGAAGTTGATCAACATCAAAACGAGTAATTGGCTCGAGTGAACATATATATACAATCACGTATAATCACTGAGTCGGTAATATCATAATTAAATTAATCATACATTTAGTTGTGTCTAACGTTCGCTTAATGTATATCTTATGTTATACTTAATCATAATATGTAATTTCAACAATGATATATATATATATCTTATTCCGCGCAAAGCGCGGGTTACTACCTAGTGTTTATATAAAAATAAATGAAACCAAAAATCCGCGACGTTTCGCGGTTTTGTTTTAAAGGAAATGAAAGATTAACAAGCATATTTGTAGATCTTTCTTCGTGAAAGGTGAGCCACAAAATCTACTGAATC
The DNA window shown above is from Brassica oleracea var. oleracea cultivar TO1000 chromosome C3, BOL, whole genome shotgun sequence and carries:
- the LOC106334944 gene encoding probable LRR receptor-like serine/threonine-protein kinase At4g08850 → MACKDKPRGDDLHFLLIIFTILSCSLTASATVSEANALLKWKSTFTNQTSSSKLSSWVNPNTSFCRSWYGVSCVRNSIIRLNLTNTDIEGTFQDFPFSALPNLSYVDLSMNRFSGTIPPQFGDFSKLIYFDLSINQLVGEIPSELGKLSNLETLHLVENKLNGSIPSEIGRLTKLHEIALYDNLLTGPIPSSFGNLTNLANLYLFINSLSGPIPPELGNLSSLAELCLDRNKLTGQIPSSFGKLKNVTLLNMFENNLTGEIPPEIGDMSALDTLSLHTNNLTGSIPSSLGNLKNLAILHLYLNKLTGSIPEELGDMETMIDLEISENKLTGPVPGSFGKLTKLEWLFLRDNHLSGPIPPGIANSSVLTVLQLDTNNFTGVLPETICRSGKLENLTLDDNLLSGPIPISLTNCKSLIRARFKGNSFSGDISESFGEYPNLNFIDLSNNKFRGQISPKWEKSRKLVAFIATDNNITGPIPPEIWNMTQLNQLDLSSNNISGELPETISKLTRVSKLQLNGNQLSGRIPSGIRSLANLEYLDLSSNRFSFQIPATLDSLPRLYYMNLSRNDLDQNIPMGLTKLSQLQTLDLSHNNLDGEIPSQFTSLQNLEKLYLQHNNLSGPIPSSFSEMKSLTHVDVSHNNLEGPIPDNAAFKNARPDALEGNRDLCGSNTTQGLKPCEITPSGKKKSNKDNNLLIYILVPIIGAIIILSVCAGIFVCFRKRKPQIEEEADTESGETLSIFSFDGKVKYQEIIKATGEFDPKHLIGIGGYGKVYKVKLPAITMAVKKLNETTDEEISKPTVRNEFLNEIRALTEIRHRNVVKLFGFCSNRRNTFLVYEYMERGSLRKVLGNDEEAKQLDWRRRINVVKGVAHALSYMHHDRSPPIVHRDISSGNILIDDDYEAKISDFGTAKLLKVDSSNWSAVAGTYGYVAPELAYAMKVTEKCDVFSFGVLTLEVIKGEHPGDLVSAISSTPLDRTMSLKGISDRRLPEPTPEIKDEILEIMKVALLCLHSDPNSRPTMLSISTAFA